The Candidatus Cloacimonadota bacterium genome includes the window ATTGCTTCTTTGATTTGTTTTCCGGAGATAATATGCACAAAAGCACCTTTCAGGAATTCCCGGTTATCGATTTCCAGAAGTGCTTCTCCATCAGAATGAACTAAATTATCGCAAGGCAGATCGAAAATGATTCCATGTTTTCGGAAAGCCAGAAAATCAAAAACGGTGCTTGATGCTTCGCTCATAACCACATCTGCCAGGGCATAATAGGGAACGATATTCAATTCTGTAAATGGTAATAGAACAGCATGCGGATATTTTCTCACTCTTTTCTCAAAAATCCGGTGCTGACGATGCGGAGCGTATTTTCCCATCCAACTGTAAGGATGAAGTTTGATGATCAGGTTATAATTTATCGTCTGTTCGAAAATATCGTCTTTCACTTCATACATGCAGGTTGGTTTGTAAGTTGGAGCAAAGAGGATAGTTTTTTTGTTTGGATCGAGATTCCATTTTTTTAAAAATTTTGAGTTATCGAATTTTCCCTGGAAATAATAATCCAGTTTAGGAAGCCCAATCAAGTAAACTTCATTTTTCCCGAGTGAAGGAGAATTTTTCAAAGAATTAACTCGGTGCTGTCCTTCCACAAAAATCAGGTA containing:
- a CDS encoding CDP-glycerol glycerophosphotransferase; this translates as YLIFVEGQHRVNSLKNSPSLGKNEVYLIGLPKLDYYFQGKFDNSKFLKKWNLDPNKKTILFAPTYKPTCMYEVKDDIFEQTINYNLIIKLHPYSWMGKYAPHRQHRIFEKRVRKYPHAVLLPFTELNIVPYYALADVVMSEASSTVFDFLAFRKHGIIFDLPCDNLVHSDGEALLEIDNREFLKGAFVHIISGKQIKEAIDQSINPTKKMIEQADKYRERYFYKLDGKATERFVRKMEELYFEGGHENVP